A stretch of DNA from Thalassospiraceae bacterium LMO-SO8:
GTCGGAATGAATTCTAGAAAAATCCTGATAGCCGGCGCGGTGATTGTCGCCGTCGCAATTGGCGGTGGTTTCTTCTGGTGGCAGCAACACCAAAGCGATCTGCCCGAAGGGTTCAGCCGCGCCAATGGGCGGATCGAGGCGAAGCGGGTCGATGTCGCGCTGAAATTCGGCGGGCGGATCGCCGAGGTTCTGGTCGAAGAGGGGCAGATGGTTGCCGCCGGGGCCGTGGTCGCGCGTGTCGATGCGTCCGAGCTTGAGGCGGAGGTTCGCGCCGCCGAGGCGGCAACCCGGCAGGCGGTTCAGGAACTGGCGCAAGCCAAGGCCCTGTTCTCCCAGCGGGAAGGGGAACTGGCGCTCGCCAAATCCGAACTGAAGCGAACGGAGCTGCTGGCCAAACGTGGATTTGCGACGGGGGAAATACTGGACCAGCGCCGTTCCCAGGAAATCACCGCCTCCGCGGCCCTCAACACCGCCCGCGCGCAGATCGCCTCGGCAGAGGCGGCGATTGAGGCATCGGAAGCCAAGACCGCCGCCCTGAAGGCGAATCTCGCCGACCATACCCTGATCGCGCCACGGCGCGGGCGGGTGCAATACCGCCTGGCGGAGCCCGGGGAAATCCTCGCCGCCGGCGGCAAGGTCGTCACCTTGCTCGACCTGACGGACGTCTACATGGATGTCTATCTGCCCACGGACGACGCGGGCCGCCTGCGCTTTGGCGCCGAAGCACGGCTTATTCTTGATGCCGCCCCGCAATACGTGATCCCGGCGACGGTAACCTTCGTCGCGTCCGAGGCGCAGTTCACGCCAAAATACGTCGAGACCAAGAGCGAACGCGAGAAACTGACGTTCCGCGTGAAGTTGCAGATCCCGGCGGAGGTTCTCGGCAAGTATCAGGACGTCGTGAAAACCGGTGTGCCCGGGGTGGCGATTGTCCGCGTTTCGCCGGCGGTGGAATGGCCGGGGACGCTGGCCGTGAACCTGCCTTGATGACGGCGCCGGCCGATCCGGCCGCCGTCCTGAACGGCGTCACGCACCGCTATGGGGCGGTGGCGGCCCTTGACGATGTGTCGGTTTCGATCCCCGCCGGCCGGATGGTTGGCCTGATCGGGCCGGACGGTGTCGGCAAGTCGACGTTTCTGGCGCTGATCGCCGGGGTGCGCCGCCTGCAAACGGGCACCGTCACGGCGCTTGGCGGATCGATGGGCGACCAGAGGCACCGCGACGCGGTCTGCCCGCGCATCGCCTACATGCCGCAGGGGTTGGGCCGCAATCTCTACCCGACGCTTTCGGTCTTTGAAAACATCGATTTCTTCGGACGGCTTTACGGCCAGTCGGAACACGAACGCCGCACACGCATCGCCCACCTGCTGCAAAGCACCGGACTTGACCCGTTCGCGGACCGTCCCGCGGGCAAGCTGTCCGGCGGCATGAAACAGAAACTCTCCCTGTGTTGCGCGTTGATCCATGACCCCGATTTGCTGATCCTCGACGAACCGACAACCGGCGTCGACCCGTTGTCGCGTCAGCAGTTCTGGAAACTGATCGACCGCATCCGTGCGCGCCGTCCGGGCATGAGCGTGATCACCGCGACCGCCTATATGTCGGAGGCCGAGCGGTTCGACGATCTGATCGCCATGAATGCCGGAAGGATCCTTGCCGTCGGCGCGCCGGACACCCTGATGGCCGCCGCCGGCGCCGATACGTTGGAAGCCGCGTTCATTGCCCTTCTGCCCGAAGAAGACCGGCGCGGACATCGGGCGGTCACCCTGCCGCCACGCCCCCCGCAGGACGGCCCGCCCGCCATCGAGGCACAGGACCTGACCATGCGCTTCGGCAATTTCACGGCCGTCGACAATGTCAGTTTCCGCATTGAACCAGGCGAGATTTTCGGATTTCTCGGATCGAACGGCTGCGGCAAGACCACGACCATGAAGATGCTGACCGGCCTGCTGACCGCGAGCGAAGGCGAGGCCCGGTTGTTCGGGAAATCGGTCGGCAGCGACGGCATGGCGATGCGCCGGCGCGTCGGCTACATGTCGCAATCCTTTTCGCTTTATTCCGAACTTTCGGTGCGCCAGAATCTGTTCCTGCATGCGGACCTGTTCCACATCAAGGGTGATCGCCGCCGGGCCCGTGTCGACGAACTGATCGACCGCTTCGACTTGCGCGACGTGGCCGACGCCACGCCCGGAAGCCTGCCGCTGGGCGTGCGCCAGCGTCTGCAATTGGCCGTCGCGGTGCTGCATGAACCGGAAATGCTGATCCTTGACGAACCGACCTCGGGCGTCGATCCGATCGCGCGTGACGCGTTCTGGGAATTGCTGATCGAATTGTCGCGCAAGGACGGGGTGACGATCTTCATCTCCACCCATTTCATGAACGAAGCGGAGCGTTGCGACCGTATTTCGCTGATGCACGCCGGAAAGGTTCTGGCGCAGGGGACACCCGACGGTCTGCGCGCGCAGCGAAACGCTCCCTCGCTTGAGGCGGCGTTCATCGGATTTCTGGCGGACGCCGGCGCGGAAGACGCCTCCGCCGGGCGCGGGCTGGCCCTTCCGGCAACGGCGGCGCCGCACGATGCGGGTTCCAACTGGATCTTCGCCGCCCGCATCTGGGCGTTCGCGCGGCGCGAGGCCATGGAAATCCTGCGCGACCCAATTCGACTGACCTTTGCCCTGGCCGGCCCGATCGTCCTGATGCTGGCGATGGGGTTCGGCATTACGTTCGATGTCGAAAACCTGTCCTACGCCGCCCTGGATCAGGACCAGTCCCGCGAAAGCCGCATGTTTCTCAACGCGATGTCGAGTTCGCGCTATTTCGACGAACGGCCCCCGATTGCCGATTTCGCCGAATTGGACCGCCGGATGAAGGCGGGCGACATCTCTCTCGCCGTTGTCATTCCTCCTGGGTATGGCCGCGATCTCCTGGCGGGCCGCACCCCGCAAATCGGTGCCTGGCTGGACGGATCGAACACCACGCGGGCGGAAACGGGGCGCGGCTACGTGCAGGGCGTGCTGTATGCCCATCTGGCCGATGTGTCGATGCAGGAAACCGCCGTGGTTCCCCGCTACTACCCGGCAACGGTCGAACCTCGGTTTCGTTATAATCAGGCATTCCGGTCGCAATACGCGATTCCGCCGGGCGTTCTGATGATGTTGCTGATCATGATTCCCGCCATGCTGACGGCGCTCGGCGTCGTGCGGGAAAAGGAAATGGGATCGATCCTCAATCTCTATGCCGCCCCGGCCCGGAAAATAGAATTCCTGCTTGGCAAGCAACTGCCCTATGTCGGTGTCGCGCTGGTCAGTTTCATCAGCCTTGTGACGCTGATGCTGACGGTGTTCGGCATCGGTATGCCGGGCGGCGTTCTTGCCCTGGTGTCGGGCGCGGTGCTTTATGCGATGGCGGCCACGGCCTTCGGTCTCGTCGTGTCGACCTTTGTCCGCTCGCAGATCGCCGCGATCTTCGCGACGGCGATTATCGTCACGATCCCGACGGTCAATTTTTCCGGGATGATGTATCCGGTGTCGACGCTGGAAGGGGGGGCGGCGATCATCGGAAAGGTCTTTCCGGCGCTCTATTTTCAGAAAATCAGCGCCGGCGTTTTCAACAAGGGGCTCGACATCGCGGTTCTATATCCCAACCACCTGATTCTGGCCGGGTTCTGTCTCCTTTTTTTGGGGATCGCGACGGCGTTGCTGCGCAAGCAGGAGGCCTGAACCATGCAGAAGATTTCCAACATCTATCGGCTGGGCGTGAAGGAACTGTTCAGCCTGATGCGCGATCCGGTCCTGATGGGGCTGATCTTCTATACCTTCACCTTCGCCATCTACACCGTCGCCAACGGGGTGCAGACGGAATTGCACAATGCCTCCATCGCCATTGTCGACGAGGACCGCACGGGCTTGTCAAACCGCATCACAGGCGCCTTCCTGCCGCCCTACTTCAAAACGCCCGAGGTGATCGATCTGCATGCGGTTGACGCGGGCATGGATGCCGGCCGGTACACATTCGTGCTGGATATCCCCCCGGGATTCGAGGCGGACGTGCTGGCCGGGCGGGGGCCGGCGATTCAGCTGAACGTCGACGCGACGGCGATGACGATTGCGGGCAACGGCGCGACCTATATCTCCAGCATCATCAATGCCGAACTTCTGAAGTTCGTCAGCCGGTCCGGCGGCGTCGCGGCGCTGCCGGTCGATCTACAGACACGGGCGAAGTACAATCCCAACCTGAACTCTTCGTGGTTCATGGCGGTGATGCAGATCATCAACAACCTGACGATCCTCGCGATCATCCTCAGCGGAGCCGCGGTCATCCGGGAACGCGAGCACGGAACCCTGGAGCACCTTCTGGTGATGCCGGTTGCGTCGGGGGAAATCATGCTGGCCAAGATCTGGGCGAACGGGTTGGTCATCGTCCTGGCGGCGGTGCTGTCGCTGCACTTCGTCGTTCAGGGTCTGCTCGGCGTTCCCATCGTCGGGTCGGTCATCCTGTTTGCGCTTGGTTCCGCCGTCTATCTGTTCGCCGTCACCGCGATGGGCATCACGCTGTCCACCGTCGCGACCACGATGCCCCAGTTCGGGTTGCTGTCCATTCCGGTATTCGTCGTGATGAACCTGCTGTCCGGCGGGGTCACGCCGTTGGAAAGCATGCCGCCGGCGTTGCAGACCGCGGTGCAGGTTCTGCCCTCGACCCATTTCATCAAGTTCGCGCAGGCGGTTCTGTACCGCGGGGCAGGGATCGAGATCGTCTGGCCGGAACTGCTGATGACCGCCGGCATCGGCGGGGCGTTCTTTGCCTTCGGCCTGGCCCGGTTCCGGGCGACGCTGGCCGCCGCCAGATAGGGGCCGCGTCCCGCCGGGCGCCGCGACTTCCCGTTCCTGAAATGCGTGCCGCGAATTGAGATGGCCGCGCGCCCCCGCATTCAAAACAGCATGCCCGCAAGCCATTGGGGGCAGGCGGGCATTATTCGCGCGCTTTCCGGTACGGGAAAGCCGCATAACATGTATTTGACATCCATGAAAACGAAGGCTATTTAACATGTGTAAATAAAACATCTTTATGGAGGTATCTATGAATCATCTGCGTAACAACACCCCCCGTGCCTGGGTTCTTGGGTTGGCCGCGGCCGGGCTGCTTTCTGCGATCTCCGCGCCCG
This window harbors:
- a CDS encoding HlyD family efflux transporter periplasmic adaptor subunit → MNSRKILIAGAVIVAVAIGGGFFWWQQHQSDLPEGFSRANGRIEAKRVDVALKFGGRIAEVLVEEGQMVAAGAVVARVDASELEAEVRAAEAATRQAVQELAQAKALFSQREGELALAKSELKRTELLAKRGFATGEILDQRRSQEITASAALNTARAQIASAEAAIEASEAKTAALKANLADHTLIAPRRGRVQYRLAEPGEILAAGGKVVTLLDLTDVYMDVYLPTDDAGRLRFGAEARLILDAAPQYVIPATVTFVASEAQFTPKYVETKSEREKLTFRVKLQIPAEVLGKYQDVVKTGVPGVAIVRVSPAVEWPGTLAVNLP
- the rbbA gene encoding ribosome-associated ATPase/putative transporter RbbA; the protein is MTAPADPAAVLNGVTHRYGAVAALDDVSVSIPAGRMVGLIGPDGVGKSTFLALIAGVRRLQTGTVTALGGSMGDQRHRDAVCPRIAYMPQGLGRNLYPTLSVFENIDFFGRLYGQSEHERRTRIAHLLQSTGLDPFADRPAGKLSGGMKQKLSLCCALIHDPDLLILDEPTTGVDPLSRQQFWKLIDRIRARRPGMSVITATAYMSEAERFDDLIAMNAGRILAVGAPDTLMAAAGADTLEAAFIALLPEEDRRGHRAVTLPPRPPQDGPPAIEAQDLTMRFGNFTAVDNVSFRIEPGEIFGFLGSNGCGKTTTMKMLTGLLTASEGEARLFGKSVGSDGMAMRRRVGYMSQSFSLYSELSVRQNLFLHADLFHIKGDRRRARVDELIDRFDLRDVADATPGSLPLGVRQRLQLAVAVLHEPEMLILDEPTSGVDPIARDAFWELLIELSRKDGVTIFISTHFMNEAERCDRISLMHAGKVLAQGTPDGLRAQRNAPSLEAAFIGFLADAGAEDASAGRGLALPATAAPHDAGSNWIFAARIWAFARREAMEILRDPIRLTFALAGPIVLMLAMGFGITFDVENLSYAALDQDQSRESRMFLNAMSSSRYFDERPPIADFAELDRRMKAGDISLAVVIPPGYGRDLLAGRTPQIGAWLDGSNTTRAETGRGYVQGVLYAHLADVSMQETAVVPRYYPATVEPRFRYNQAFRSQYAIPPGVLMMLLIMIPAMLTALGVVREKEMGSILNLYAAPARKIEFLLGKQLPYVGVALVSFISLVTLMLTVFGIGMPGGVLALVSGAVLYAMAATAFGLVVSTFVRSQIAAIFATAIIVTIPTVNFSGMMYPVSTLEGGAAIIGKVFPALYFQKISAGVFNKGLDIAVLYPNHLILAGFCLLFLGIATALLRKQEA
- a CDS encoding ABC transporter permease, with the translated sequence MQKISNIYRLGVKELFSLMRDPVLMGLIFYTFTFAIYTVANGVQTELHNASIAIVDEDRTGLSNRITGAFLPPYFKTPEVIDLHAVDAGMDAGRYTFVLDIPPGFEADVLAGRGPAIQLNVDATAMTIAGNGATYISSIINAELLKFVSRSGGVAALPVDLQTRAKYNPNLNSSWFMAVMQIINNLTILAIILSGAAVIREREHGTLEHLLVMPVASGEIMLAKIWANGLVIVLAAVLSLHFVVQGLLGVPIVGSVILFALGSAVYLFAVTAMGITLSTVATTMPQFGLLSIPVFVVMNLLSGGVTPLESMPPALQTAVQVLPSTHFIKFAQAVLYRGAGIEIVWPELLMTAGIGGAFFAFGLARFRATLAAAR